Part of the Cucumis sativus cultivar 9930 unplaced genomic scaffold, Cucumber_9930_V3 scaffold58, whole genome shotgun sequence genome is shown below.
ATTCACTCACTAATTCCGACCTCCACACTCTCTTCTCCAACTTTGGTAAGATCGCTCGTGTTACGGTGTTGAAAGATCGACAGACTCGCAAGTCTCGCGGCGTTGCCTTCGTCCAGTTTATTTCTCAGGACGACGCGGTGAAGGCCGCGAAACAGATGCACGGGAAGATTTTGAATGGCCGTGTTCTTAAGGCTGCTATAGCGACTGATAATGGTCGTGCCGCTGAGTTTATAAGGAAGAGGGTTTATAAGGATAAGAGTAGGTGCTACGAGTGCGGCGCAATTGATGGGCATTTGTCTTATGAATGCCCTAAAAATCAATTGGGGCCAAGGGAGCGACCAGAACCGAAGCGGGTAAGAAGGGGTGGAGTTGGTGCTAGGCACGAGGAGGATTGGGGATCGGATGTTGGAGAAGGGTTTGAGGATGACAATTGGGCCTCGGTGGTGGACGGAGATGCAGACCAGAGACTCCTGACTGGCGGTGAGAACAttgtagagaagaaaaaagagaagaaagcaaGTTATTTCAGTGACGAGAGCGACGAAGATGATTAACTGAGCCTGTCTCTTTGGGAAGAGTTTGTAAAAGGTGCGTGGTTTTTactattgtattgtttttatctGCCGTTCCATTATATTTTGAACCTCTATTTCTGGTTGATTTTGGTGCATGATTTTTGGGTGGCATTGTTAGATGAGATAAAGCTTACAGAGTTTAGATTTTGGGCTGCCGGGTGCGATAAGTAATAATGAGTTACAGGTATGTAGTCTACACTTCGTGGTAATGTCAGGAGTAGTCAGGATTGGAATACTAACTCTTAACCTATGGCACTTGCTCTCCACCAATAGGTTAGTAATTGAAACTAGAAATGTTATGTTGAATTCAAAGACTCTCTTTGGAGAGCTGAAATGTATGAGTTTAATTACAAATCGGCTCTAAAACGCTGAATCCAACCATTGGTTATTgattacattacattacaaTCTCATCCGATGACGGTCTACCGAATACCCAAGGATTTAGGCACCGCTGTTAACAGTATATGAGCACTACACTGGAATTTGGAAGTGGTAATAAATACTCATCTTCCAATGCCTcctgttttcttttaagagtTAAGGATTTCTGCAGTCAGAGAGTATAAGTTGCTTATTCAATCTCATGAGCATGAgcaatatttgtatttttgtacATTTTGGAATTCCCATATCATGATCTCGGCGTTTAATGCCAAGGGCTTGATTTCCCAATGTGCCAAGACTTGTCCAAAGGATTCTTTGATcaaacattattgttattattattctttttgaggagacatttcttttatcagaaacatataaataatttcattgatgggatgaaattacaaaagagcACATATGCTGCGAGAGATTACAAAGATTATTCCATTGTGATATAAGAGAAGTAAGATTGTAATAATGAAAGTGTGGGGTGAATTTACACCAAGTGAAGGTTGTATACAAAAGATGATCGAAAAGTGAGTGAAGTCGGATTCCTTATCTTTGAAAGTACGATGGTGGCATTTGTTTCAGATGAGCCAAAAGAGAACTCTTCACTAAGATTAGATGAAAAGCAAGGGTGGGGAACTCCAGAAAACCCAAGGGACTTGGgagaaaaatcaatccaatgACATCAATCGATAATGAGAGTGAAGTCATTACTTAAACCTTTAAAGTGGATACACGTTCACCAATTTTAAGGTTCATACCTTGTGGTTTGGATCAGTGTTAGGTGGTCTGCTCTCTTCTAGTTAGCATCATAGTTCAACATTTTAACCTAATATATTGTAATCCTCTTCTTCCTACTGACTATTTGTCCATTTAGGcacattttctaataattttgcttttagttttgtttgttttcttctgtTCAAAGactaggaaagaaaaagtagttttcaagaacatttttatcaattgtTCAAAGAAGTTTAGTCATAAGTAATTTTCATAAGCATAATTTTgtgaaacaaaattgttgcCAAATAGAGGCTTAAGTTTTTTTAGCTTTCAACTTGACTTTGTGATCAATCTCTTCATGTTTGAAAGAAGAAGGCATTTGCCACATTTTAGCGAAGAAGGCATTTGCCACATTTTAGCTTTCTCCCCTTTACCACTTTGTTTTAGTGGAGCTACGTGAGGAAAAGGTGCCATGTCTCTgaactattttgatttatcattcatataatttCTTACTTCTAAATCTCTGATGTACCGCAAAAAATATtgctaatatatttgaatctatCTATTCTATAACTTATATTCTTGCACTTTCAATGCTTTGATCATAGTCACAAGATGTGTGTGGAAACAACAAAATGCAACCTTAAACATATTGGGTTAAAGAAATATTCGATATCACtgatttcaacttttgattATCACTGATTCATCTATAATTTTGGCTGGATCCATGATCTTCCTAACTCATAGTAGTATATGTTTATCATAACCAATACGTCTTACTGTCGTTACAACAtctttgtgggtttttgttattgttttgctttgttttagCTGTTGGTTTATTTGACTAGTGACTTACATGAGATTTAGTCTACCTTGACATTTCTCATAACACGACCCGTCCTTGTCTTCTGAGCTAAGAGGATCAGGCTTAGTCAAGTCTACCgtcacatttcaatttaatgatctattatgtttgatttttcgtGAATTTGTGTTACTTAATAtgatctattttgtttctcgCTTATCAAATAATTGGAATCAAGAGGagatttgtttaacatttgatGAGAATGGTGATGCGTTAAAGATTCGATTTTATTGCCAAGTGTCTTCGTGAGATTATGTCTTTCGGTAGTGTTGAAAGAGCTactgtttctaattttggttcatttcttGTTATGGGAGATTGGTTTAAGATATGGAATAAATGTAGTTCATTTCAGGGTAATGATGTTGCAAAGCTTTTTAATATTCCTTCACACAACCATGGTTCCCTGTATTCAGtcacctttattttcttgtggcaGGCTACATTAAGATATATCAAGGTTGGAGACCAAAGTTGAGAGGCTAAAGTCGGTAGTACAAGTTAAAGATAGGGAGATTGCAACAGTTACACGAATAGTACAATCTCGAGACTTGTCTAAATTCCATgatttctctctatttaacATTGAACAAGGAAGTTCTTTTCCACAGGAAGCCAAAGGTAAGGCTGCTTTTAAAGCTCAAATTGACAAGCTACAGTAGGAAAATGTTGAACTCCAGAGAAGGGTTATTGGCAATCAGGTTATGGTAGTTGGATGCTGTGAGATAGATACTAGTTtctatgtaataattttagtactaatgttgttttctgtttgtgtGCAAAGCAAGTAAGAACTCAACAAATAcatgagatgaagaagaaagaaaaggagtacATCAAATTGCAGGTGAGAACCTACAGGGTATAGGAATACCTACAGGAAAGCTGGATATGTATGTTGCTGCTGCTGGCATAAACCCTCAAAGagtatgtttttcttagaCAAGCTCAACGCCCTCCCTTCATCCAATGGTTGTTTATCCAACTTGATTTCAATCAGTTGTGgctattgttttaattgtttataggATTGCCTGCATTCagattgttttatcttctcatGTTGGGCTACTtccaagaaattttttaagcGAAGGGTGGATAATAGCTCGCTTGTTTAGTCTAAACTTGggggatttcaaattttgcccaaatttcaaaatttttcaaaagtttttcattacaaTAACGAGCATCATAACTtcttagatcttgcataaaaggCATGACTGTCAACCCTTGAGCACTAAGCTCGGGTTTGTGACGTGAGATTCTGAATTTTGAGAATAAGCTTatgtcctttttgtttttgctaagTTTCAACTAATACACTCggtatttatctttgtgcttATGTGATAGATTTGTTATGCACTGTAGTGATGTGGGgtgtttccttattttctgcatcttaacTACCTTATTTCCTGCATTTTAACTATCTTATTTCCTGCATCTTAAAtaccttattttctgcatcttaaaTACCTTATTTTCTGAATCTTAGTTGGTactgaaatttggtttgtttcAGTGAAAGAGGCACTATCAGCATTGACATGTACATGTGATTTTAGGCATGAACCAGGAGAGTGAGAGTTTTAGTGTGCCGTGTTTAGAATTTGCCGATATCTTTTTCCCGTTCCAGCAAGTATTCCTGATTGTGGGGGTAACTCTCAAGTCTGCAGtcttttcttcatgaaatttGTAGATTATCTAAGAAtactaatatcatttaatgttgacatttttttagcaacttttcttaaccccactttttgaatttcattaagTTTACTCTTGTTTAATTGACAGATTCTTCCAGTAATGCTAGATATTGGTACTAACAACGAGAAGTTACTTAATGATTCTCTTTGTAAGTGAAAGGGAAACCTTCATGTCGTTTATCTCCATATTTTCCATGTAATGTATTGTGCTTATATTGATCTGTTTCTGTTGTCAATGGCGATATATTTgggttttttgttgttgttgtggtggtggtggtgaaatattttatttaagtctctagttaatatttatgcTTACTTAAcagaaaa
Proteins encoded:
- the LOC116406039 gene encoding U11/U12 small nuclear ribonucleoprotein 31 kDa protein-like, whose protein sequence is MAPKGKKTNSPTSDSDEDETFYYRYPSAPSSDPSLPSSSQSHFSSQSHSHSHSSTKSGGGSGGLVPSKSTLYVSNFDYSLTNSDLHTLFSNFGKIARVTVLKDRQTRKSRGVAFVQFISQDDAVKAAKQMHGKILNGRVLKAAIATDNGRAAEFIRKRVYKDKSRCYECGAIDGHLSYECPKNQLGPRERPEPKRVRRGGVGARHEEDWGSDVGEGFEDDNWASVVDGDADQRLLTGGENIVEKKKEKKASYFSDESDEDD